One segment of Alnus glutinosa chromosome 2, dhAlnGlut1.1, whole genome shotgun sequence DNA contains the following:
- the LOC133861913 gene encoding uncharacterized protein LOC133861913: protein MASSSSQNNFDLNDVPGVLPEIWRPLFLSQKGPLMTKDSVMLDDAVAASVAQGIMTPRDEKLLADRTDAQAINDSLAFSIQGASSVSNMARRLQVRGNEIQALKAQILTLQRMYMDFRRRNRVLQQENRKLKKVVDSYANDLAKRYAELEQNTNRLQGQHQDLLRAVQNLRVFRPEV, encoded by the coding sequence atggcttcttcatcttctcaaaataattttgatctgaaTGATGTGCCTGGAGTACTACCAGAAATCTGGCGTCCATTAttcctatctcaaaaaggtCCTCTTATGACTAAGGACTCTGTGATGCTGGatgatgcagtagctgcatctgtggctcaaggcatcatgactcctcgagatgaaaagttgttggcaGATAGGACTGATgcccaagccatcaatgactccttggcattcagtattcagggtgcttcttcggtttcaaatatggctcgccgtctgcaagttcgagggaatgaGATTCAAGCGTTGAAAGCTCAAATTTTGACTTTACAGCGAATGTATatggactttaggcgaaggaatcgggttctacagcaagaaaatagaaagctgaagaaggtggtagattccTATGCGAATGATTTGGCAAAGAGGTATGCCGAGTTAGAGCAGAACACTAATCGTCTCCAAGGACAACACCAGGATCTCTTGCGTGCAgtccaaaatcttagggttttccgccctgaggtttag